A window of Candidatus Peribacteraceae bacterium genomic DNA:
GCGAAGCATGTCGCGCTTGGCGGAGGCTACGGCCTTCTTGATGGCGGCCTGCACCTCGCTCGCCTTCCCGGTCCCCAGCCCCACCTTCCCCTTGCGGTTGCCCACCACCACGATGGCGCGGAAGCGCATGCGGCGCCCGCCCTTAACCACGCGCGTCACGCGGTCGATGCTCAGGGTCGCTTCGGCGAACTCACTGGGCTCGCGGCGGCCGCGGCCGCGGTCACCACGCTTACGATCAGGACGGGAGGATTTAGCCATGCTGGAGATTAGGGATTAGGGACTGGGGATTGGGATAGATCAAAACGTCAGACCTCCTTCGCGGGCGGCATCGGCAAGGGCCTTGATGCGGCCGTGGTAGCGGTAGCCGCCGCGGTCGAAGACGACGGCGGTGATGCCCTTCTCCTTCGCCTTCTTGGCGAGCAGTGTGCCCAATTTCTTGGCACCGTCCAGGTTGAGCTTCGCCTTGGTCTCCTTGGTGTCCGCGGAAACCACGGTGCGCCCCGTCACGTCATCGATGATCTGCGCCGAGAGGCGCTTGAGCGAGCGGTACACCGAGAGGCGGGGGCGTGCGGACGTGCCGCGGACGCGCGCGCGGATGCGGCGGCGGCGGGCGTGCCGAAGCTGAGATTTCAACTGAGACATGTGTGAGCAAAGGAAGAATCGAAGAAGCTTTCAGCTGCCAGCTTCCAGCTTGTACTGTTCCTGACAGCTGACCGCTGGAGGCTGGAAGCTTTCCGGAGAGAAACGGAGCCGACAATGACGAAGTGGAGGATCATACTTATGCGGCGGTCTTGGCGGCAGCGGCCTTGCCCGGCTTGCGGCGCACCTGCTCCCCGAAGTAACGCACGCCCTTGCCCTTGTACGGCTCGGGGGGACGCAGGCTCCGGATCTGTGCGGCCACTTGGCCGACGAGCTGCTTGTCGATGCCTTTGATGGTGAGCATGTTCTTATTCTTCTCGTCCTGCCCGATCTCGATGCTCTGGGGTATGGCGAAGTTGATGGGATGCGAGTGGCCCAAATTGAGTACCAGCGTCTTGCCCTTCGCTTGCGCCTTGTAGCCCACGCCGATGATTTCCAATTTCCTCTCATACCCCTGGCTCACGCCCACCGCCATGCTGTGGATGAGCATGCGCGTAAGGCCGTGCCTCTCGCGTGCGGCTTTGGAATCATCCTTACGCGACACTTTCACGGCGCTCCCGTCCACCTCCACCGTCACTTCCGGAAGGAGGACGATCTGCAGTTCGCCTTTGGGTCCTTTCACCGTCACGGTTCCGGCCTTGATCTCGGCGGAAACCCCGGAGGGGAGGGCCACTGGTTTGATACCTATACGAGACATGGTTAGAAGGAAGAACGTATTGCGTATTGCGTATTGCGTATTGCGTATACGTAATACGTCATAGGTAATACGTCATACGAAGCGCCAGGAATGAAGAGAGAGACATTCATGATACGGTACAGAGAACTTCCCCGCCCACCTTGCGCTTGCGCGCTTCTTTGTCGGTGAGGAGACCGTGACTGGTGGTGACCACGGCGATGCCATACCCCTGCAGCACCGGCTTGAGTTCCTGCGCGCCGCTGTAGACCCGGCGGCCGGGCTTGCTGACGCGCTGAAGGGTGAGCTTCTTCTCGGGATCGAATACCACCTCCACCTCCTGCTTGGGGGCTTCGCCAAGGACGCGGACATCCGCCACCCACCCCTCCTTCTGGAGCAGTGTGAGCAGCTCTTGGTTGATGCGCGACCACGGCGCCTTGCACGAGGTGTGCCGCGCCTTCTGCGCGTTGCGCATGCGGGTGAGGAGATCGCCGATGGGGTCTGAGAGGATGGGCATGGGAGGGGAGATTACCAGGAAGACTTGGTGACGCCGGGAATGTCGCCGTTGGTGGCGAGCTCCCGGAAGCAAATGCGGCAAACGCCGAAGAAACGCATGTACCCATGGCGTCGGCCGCACAGTTGGCAGCGGTTGTAGGCGCGGGTGGGGAACACCGGCTTCTTGCCCGCGCGCTTGGCCTCCAAGAAGTCTTGGAGCTTGCGCTGTTGGCTGAGAACGATCGATAAGCGGGCCATATCAGAGGGAGGTGGAAGCAATGGAACAATCTGGACGTATTGCGTATTGCGTATTGCGTATTGCGCAGAC
This region includes:
- the rplR gene encoding 50S ribosomal protein L18, which translates into the protein MSQLKSQLRHARRRRIRARVRGTSARPRLSVYRSLKRLSAQIIDDVTGRTVVSADTKETKAKLNLDGAKKLGTLLAKKAKEKGITAVVFDRGGYRYHGRIKALADAAREGGLTF
- the rplF gene encoding 50S ribosomal protein L6 translates to MSRIGIKPVALPSGVSAEIKAGTVTVKGPKGELQIVLLPEVTVEVDGSAVKVSRKDDSKAARERHGLTRMLIHSMAVGVSQGYERKLEIIGVGYKAQAKGKTLVLNLGHSHPINFAIPQSIEIGQDEKNKNMLTIKGIDKQLVGQVAAQIRSLRPPEPYKGKGVRYFGEQVRRKPGKAAAAKTAA
- the rpsH gene encoding 30S ribosomal protein S8, translating into MPILSDPIGDLLTRMRNAQKARHTSCKAPWSRINQELLTLLQKEGWVADVRVLGEAPKQEVEVVFDPEKKLTLQRVSKPGRRVYSGAQELKPVLQGYGIAVVTTSHGLLTDKEARKRKVGGEVLCTVS
- a CDS encoding type Z 30S ribosomal protein S14 encodes the protein MARLSIVLSQQRKLQDFLEAKRAGKKPVFPTRAYNRCQLCGRRHGYMRFFGVCRICFRELATNGDIPGVTKSSW